The following are encoded together in the Triticum dicoccoides isolate Atlit2015 ecotype Zavitan chromosome 6B, WEW_v2.0, whole genome shotgun sequence genome:
- the LOC119321683 gene encoding disease resistance protein PIK6-NP-like: protein MERAAVSIMGKVGQLLVDELQDIRGVGSKVVHLRDELATMNAALRIISEAEQDSVDHIVREWEKQVHDLACDAEDCTDTYLLRLVRPTPNPPSNVTGNQLIFSWTGYMLARAKRIAKYPYEKLVLQRTLAADIKDLLARATIVSERRVRYGIDRAVLPRAACFVPVSAAAASASALRPTNDPDQFVGITDTANALAGKIKAIKAPVNDRADDADKIRAPVNEDDDDDNDDDETMAAVHDQDDKIKAPVHEGLEVFSIVGFGGLGKTTLAMDLCRQLDADFPFQALVSVSQNFNAAKDMERLLVQVLQQILREKPSDEQTNLTRVEELSEKIRELLHQKSKIIVTTRINMVAKAASFSEDFVHRMEPLKPKASEKLFVKKVFGYTENSTCPPELKETMDTILKKCGGLPLAIISIARLLPSNRSAESIEMWKRVSRSIGSQMEIHPTLQAMRQLITLSYDYLPHHLKACMMYLSIFPEDYVVTKDRLLHRWIAEGLVTEKRGLTLLEVAEEYLNELISRNMIQLDKFVSTEKSLNCRESNFVTLVGRQYGGMTHGHGKVRRLSVHDNDNDEQHDARHGIEAMKLQHVRSLTTFPFHGLDKLLDRLGEFKLLRVLDLEDCKALRNKHMIYVCRLYLLRFLSLRGTTVSKMPHKLGNLEHLQTLDVKDTYMNRGQGMPRSVTKLSKLESLMSDGMLIADSADGGCYPELASSLSKTSALRSLNLSCGGAEGDECSLEFLHDVSPPPPLLHTLVLCGSISQLPDWMSSLAHLTNLEIGYTELTGDKLFRVLCKLTNLQRIRLVEIECKYGKLVARPKHDFPVLRFLEVVECPIMLTFQKGSMKMLETLVLDFGDERLRTVGLQNLENLKEVKLNAKKSIPSMKCAVKQLKRHPKSNQMRVMADWS from the exons ATGGAAAGAGCGGCAGTGTCCATCATGGGCAAGGTCGGGCAGCTGCTAGTGGACGAGCTCCAGGACATCCGCGGTGTCGGCAGCAAGGTCGTCCACCTGCGGGACGAGCTGGCGACCATGAACGCCGCCCTCCGCATCATCTCCGAGGCGGAGCAGGACTCCGTCGACCACATTGTCCGCGAGTGGGAGAAGCAGGTGCACGACCTCGCCTGCGATGCCGAAGACTGCACCGACACCTACCTTCTTCGCCTCGTCCGCCCCACCCCAAACCCGCCAAGCAACGTCACCGGCAATCAGCTCATCTTCTCCTGGACCGGATACATGCTTGCCCGCGCCAAGCGCATTGCCAAGTATCCATATGAGAAGCTTGTGCTGCAGCGCACCCTCGCTGCTGACATCAAGGACCTCCTGGCCCGTGCCACCATCGTGAGCGAACGCCGCGTTCGCTACGGTATTGACCGGGCAGTGCTACCGAGAGCTGCCTGCTTCGTCCCTGTCTCGGCGGCGGCTGCGTCCGCGAGTGCCCTCCGTCCTACCAACGACCCTGATCAGTTTGTCGGCATCACAGATACGGCAAACGCCTTGGCCGGCAAGATCAAGGCGATCAAGGCGCCGGTAAATGATCGCGCCGATGATGCTGACAAGATCAGGGCGCCAgtcaatgaagatgatgatgacgacaacgacgacgacgagacCATGGCTGCGGTCCATGATCAGGATGACAAGATCAAGGCGCCGGTCCATGAGGGGCTAGAGGTGTTCTCCATTGTGGGGTTTGGAGGGCTGGGGAAAACCACCTTGGCCATGGACCTTTGTCGGCAGCTTGACGCGGACTTCCCGTTCCAGGCGTTGGTATCTGTGTCACAAAATTTCAATGCCGCGAAGGACATGGAGAGACTGCTGGTACAAGTGCTCCAGCAGATCCTCAGGGAGAAACCAAGTGATGAGCAAACCAACCTGACGAGAGTTGAAGAGCTGTCCGAAAAGATCAGGGAACTCCTACATCAGAAGAG CAAAATCATTGTGACAACTCGAATAAATATGGTGGCCAAGGCTGCAAGTTTCTCAGAGGACTTTGTCCATCGTATGGAGCCCCTCAAACCAAAAGCATCTGAGAAATTGTTTGTCAAAAAAGTGTTTGGCTACACAGAGAACAGTACATGCCCGCCTGAACTTAAAGAAACCATGGACACTATTTTGAAAAAATGTGGTGGGTTGCCATTGGCCATCATTAGCATTGCCAGACTTCTGCCAAGCAATAGGTCAGCTGAGAGCATAGAGATGTGGAAAAGGGTTTCTAGATCAATTGGATCTCAGATGGAGATCCACCCTACCCTCCAGGCGATGAGGCAGTTGATTACACTCAGCTATGACTACCTCCCTCACCATCTTAAGGCTTGCATGATGTATCTGAGCATTTTCCCGGAGGATTATGTGGTTACCAAGGATAGGCTGCTACACAGATGGATTGCAGAAGGTTTGGTCACTGAGAAGCGGGGGTTGACTTTGTTGGAGGTTGCAGAAGAATATTTGAATGAGCTGATAAGTAGGAACATGATTCAACTAGACAAGTTTGTGTCCACTGAAAAATCACTCAATTGTAGGGAA TCTAACTTTGTTACCTTGGTAGGGCGGCAATACGGAGGAATGACACATGGACATGGCAAGGTTCGACGCCTCTCCGTtcatgataatgacaatgatgaGCAGCATGATGCAAGGCATGGCATTGAGGCAATGAAGCTACAGCATGTCCGGTCACTGACCACATTTCCATTCCATGGCCTTGACAAGCTGCTGGATCGTCTAGGCGAGTTCAAATTGTTGAGGGTACTTGACCTGGAAGATTGCAAAGCCCTGCGAAACAAGCACATGATATATGTCTGCAGACTGTATCTTCTTAGGTTCTTGAGCTTGAGGGGAACAACAGTCTCTAAGATGCCTCACAAACTTGGTAATCTAGAGCACTTACAGACTCTTGATGTAAAAGACACATACATGAATAGGGGGCAGGGGATGCCGCGAAGTGTGACAAAGCTAAGCAAACTAGAGAGCCTAATGTCCGATGG TATGCTAATTGCTGACTCCGCCGATGGTGGGTGTTATCCTGAGCTTGCCTCCTCCTTGAGCAAGACAAGCGCTCTCCGATCGCTCAATCTGAGTTGCGGAGGTGCTGAGGGAGATGAGTGCAGTTTGGAGTTTCTCCATGACGTctcaccgccgccgccactccttCATACCCTTGTTTTGTGTGGAAGCATTAGCCAACTGCCCGACTGGATGTCATCACTAGCACACCTCACAAATTTGGAAATTGGATATACAGAACTTACTGGTGACAAATTGTTTCGAGTCCTGTGTAAGTTGACCAATCTGCAGAGAATCCGACTGGTGGAAATTGAGTGCAAATACGGAAAATTGGTTGCACGCCCTAAACACGACTTCCCAGTGCTGAGGTTTCTGGAGGTGGTCGAATGTCCTATCATGCTCACATTCCAGAAAGGATCAATGAAAATGCTCGAGACACTAGTATTGGACTTTGGTGACGAGAGGCTGAGGACTGTCGGTCTTCAGAACTTGGAGAACCTTAAAGAGGTCAAGCTCAATGCTAAGAAAAGCATCCCGTCAATGAAATGTGCAGTGAAGCAACTCAAGAGACACCCCAAGTCCAATCAGATGAGAGTAATGGCCGACTGGAGCTGA